Proteins from a single region of Amblyomma americanum isolate KBUSLIRL-KWMA chromosome 10, ASM5285725v1, whole genome shotgun sequence:
- the LOC144108190 gene encoding endothelin-converting enzyme 1-like translates to MTSADTAAVGSCLSSPASSVSDGVYSGALSIDSPLSSSPGNVEQPPLVQPPGFRGNPPPGEDRTKSPPDPQKLKSRLGLTLAVLGVTVLVTLVALVIASLVWRSPAHWGNTCKTHACLAYSTRLLASINESVDPCQSFTHFVCDGWRQKNRHTVWNDQFISLLDKVTASLKSADVPASGQDMEQRAAIMYRSCVDVLEGERDELPAVKNALVEAGIVWPKPSKGADVLYTLLCSSLKLGWDVLLDFDVAPDGSGINLVSGKFLYFVVKRYRDFATGTDEEYFQFLKERFQPEGEDTVTFQETDASVETALSYLSNARYEAADEYNADVLLNLTQLGLTEVNWTATLIKLDIRMNSSLTLTTTSPRYLERVLYLWWRYGTDSFHTLISWCTVQVAALFANKDLIFNYYNRDYQTTQAHYRIFCVTRAMLISGHTLFDKYYAEALQSEALNLAKSVAQSVRTAFFRRLSNWTYFDEGINVVSNWSSSEIVFRKIEHTGEEILAADHVPDLNNSFVRNWQQSVHVRKDAEFGHMLDLMQDLEVSIVSYDKRDFELMPYALSFPLFDPQLHSSLNYGGLGAQIAFSLATLFLSAYYATNASFVEPLMDCLKAGTSGSAGELGYYAKEVIGYGALVDAYNAQERALDSSSLFGLEKYSGLQLFFIALCYVNCYGGSENTNHESICTPALQHMPQFAKAFNCHPGDPMNPSKQCRLF, encoded by the coding sequence GACCCCCAGAAGCTGAAATCGCGGCTCGGGCTTACTCTGGCCGTGCTTGGAGTCACTGTATTGGTGACGCTTGTGGCCTTGGTGATCGCCTCACTTGTATGGCGCTCCCCAGCGCACTGGGGGAACACCTGCAAGACGCATGCCTGCCTCGCCTACTCGACCAGACTTCTCGCCTCCATCAACGAATCGGTGGACCCGTGCCAGAGCTTCACGCACTTCGTCTGCGACGGCTGGCGCCAGAAGAACCGACATACCGTTTGGAACGACCAGTTCATTTCCCTGTTGGACAAGGTGACCGCGTCGCTGAAGAGTGCAGACGTGCCTGCATCGGGGCAAGACATGGAGCAGCGGGCCGCCATCATGTACAGGAGTTGCGTCGATGTGCTGGAAGGGGAGAGAGACGAGCTGCCAGCCGTCAAGaacgcgctggttgaggcaggcaTCGTGTGGCCGAAGCCTTCCAAGGGCGCAGACGTTCTGTACACGCTCCTCTGCAGCTCTTTGAAGCTGGGTTGGGACGTGCTCCTTGACTTCGACGTCGCGCCCGATGGCAGCGGGATCAACCTAGTTTCTGGCAAGTTCCTTTACTTCGTGGTCAAGAGGTATAGGGACTTCGCGACCGGCACGGATGAGGAGTactttcagttcctgaaggaacGCTTTCAACCCGAAGGCGAGGATACGGTGACGTTCCAGGAGACAGACGCGTCGGTCGAAACAGCCCTGAGCTACCTCTCTAATGCTCGTTACGAAGCAGCTGACGAGTATAacgctgacgttcttctaaacttGACTCAGCTTGGCCTCACGGAAGTTAACTGGACAGCGACGCTTATAAAACTTGACATCAGGATGAACAGTAGTCTCACGCTGACGACCACATCGCCCCGTTATCTAGAGCGAGTGTTGTACCTCTGGTGGCGGTACGGCACGGACTCATTCCATACATTGATCTCTTGGTGCACCGTTCAAGTGGCGGCCCTTTTCGCGAATAAAGACTTAATTTTCAACTATTACAACCGTGACTACCAAACGACGCAGGCCCATTACAGGATTTTCTGCGTCACGAGAGCAATGTTAATCTCCGGGCACACGCTGTTCGACAAATACTATGCTGAAGCCCTTCAAAGCGAAGCACTTAATCTCGCAAAAAGTGTGGCTCAGTCCGTGCGAACCGCTTTTTTCCGGCGTCTTTCCAACTGGACGTACTTTGACGAAGGCATCAACGTGGTCAGCAACTGGAGCTCTTCGGAAATCGTCTTCCGTAAAATCGAGCACACCGGAGAAGAAATCCTGGCTGCAGACCATGTGCCTGACTTGAATAATTCTTTCGTGCGGAACTGGCAACAGTCGGTGCACGTCAGAAAGGATGCAGAATTCGGACATATGTTAGATCTTATGCAAGATTTGGAAGTGTCCATCGTGTCCTACGACAAGCGAGACTTCGAGCTGATGCCTTACGCTCTATCCTTCCCTCTATTTGATCCGCAGCTCCATTCGTCTTTAAACTACGGCGGCTTAGGAGCTCAGATCGCCTTTTCACTGGcgaccttgttcctttccgcgTACTACGCAACCAATGCTTCGTTTGTTGAGCCCCTGATGGACTGCTTGAAAGCAGGCACGTCCGGCAGCGCCGGTGAACTAGGGTATTACGCCAAAGAAGTAATTGGCTATGGCGCTCTTGTGGATGCCTACAATGCCCAAGAGAGAGCTTTGGACAGCAGCAGCCTATTCGGTTTGGAGAAGTACAGCGGACTGCAGCTGTTTTTCATCGCGCTGTGTTACGTCAATTGCTATGGCGGCTCTGAAAATACAAACCACGAGTCGATCTGCACTCCCGCGCTGCAGCACATGCCACAGTTCGCCAAGGCTTTTAACTGCCATCCCGGGGACCCGATGAATCCTTCTAAGCAGTGCAGACTGTTTTGA